One Vespula pensylvanica isolate Volc-1 chromosome 3, ASM1446617v1, whole genome shotgun sequence DNA window includes the following coding sequences:
- the LOC122627724 gene encoding leucine--tRNA ligase, cytoplasmic: MVAPLTIKQTATERKGTFKVEYLQKIEKEVQAKWYAAKVYEEDAPLESTSTSNDKFLATFPFPYMNGRLHLGHTFSLSKCEFAVRFNRLLGKKVLFPFGFHCTGMPIKACADKLKREIELYGYPPQFPEENIVIEEKVDDVVMKDKSKGKKSKAVAKAGIAKYQWQIMQSLGLDHEEIKKFANAAYWLDYFPPHAVEDLKSIGLHVDWRRTFITTDANPFFDSFVKWQFEHLKRRNKIKYGKRYTIYSPKDGQPCMDHDRSSGEGVGPQEYTLIKLKIQEPYPKSLKSLSGKPVYLVAATLRPETMYGQTNCWAHPDINYIAYNLKNGEVFISTERAARNMAYQGFFEEEGKIQVLLKLTGQDILGVAVEAPLTFHKVIYTLPMLTIKEDKGTGIVTSVPSDSPDDYAALVDLKKKQPFREKYGIKDEMVLPYDPIPILEIPEFGNLSAVTLYDKLKIQSQNDKVKLLEAKEMVYLKGFYDGILLVGEYKGKKIQDVKKQIQQILVNDGSAVIYYEPEKTITSRSNDECVVALCDQWYLDYGEETWKNETMEALKNLNAFHDEVRKNFIACLDWLHEYACSRTYGLGTKLPWDENWLIESLSDSTIYMAYYTVAHLLQGETFKGEKPNVLGIKASQMTSEVWDYIFFNDAELPKTSIKKEALDRMRREFHFWYPVDLRVSGKDLVQNHLTFFLYNHTAIWPKQPELWPQGIRANGHLLLNSSKMSKSEGNFLTLAEAVEKYSADGMRLCLADSGDSVEDANFVESTADAGILRLYTFIEWVKEVMASKNLYRHDQPNTFNDKVFESEMSLKIQETNENYSKMLYKEALRTGFFELQAARDKYLQLSILDGINWNLIIKYIELQIIMLSPICPHVSEHVWTLIGKEGSILDSRWPTAGNVDLVLIKSSQYLMDAAHSFRILLKNYLIPKKVSKGANAIPPEKPNQGIIWVAKTYPPWQSIVLETMKEMYMKNGNKLPENKAIATELGNITELKKYMKRVMPFVQASREKVESAGISALNLTFDFNEYDVLERNKKYLQNTLELSEIIIKYTDEAPEKTKEECCPGSPYINFVVKPSVLLSLINPQKYVGLFRMNLKIYEKDTVSNLIKRILHEHKHIKDPASVQLYRYNDPNMGPRLKPNIDNILEGKTLIPNDASFIINVEKQSAEIKIADNAYSLGNELIYIVKHEGDK, translated from the exons ATGGTAGCCCCGCTTACTATTaag CAAACAgcaacagaaagaaaaggtacCTTTAAGGTCGAATATCttcaaaaaattgaaaaggaagTACAAGCAAAATGGTATGCTGCAAAAGTTTACGAAGAAGATGCACCATTAGAATCTACAAGTACgtcaaatgataaatttttggCAACTTTTCCATTTCCTTATATGAATGGACGCCTTCATTTGGGacatacattttctttatcaaaatgTGAG TTTGCAGTACGTTTTAATCGTTTGTTAGGAAAAAAGGTTCTTTTTCCATTTGGCTTTCACTGTACCGGTATGCCTATTAAAGCTTGTgccgataaattaaaaagagaaatagaattatatgGCTATCCACCACAATTTCctgaagaaaatattgtaattgaagaaaaagtagatgaTGTAgttatgaaagataaaagcaaagggaaaaaa aGTAAAGCAGTTGCCAAAGCTGGAATCGCAAAATATCAGTGGCAAATTATGCAGTCTCTTGGATTAGAtcatgaagaaataaaaaaatttgcaaatgCTGCATATTGGTTAGATTATTTTCCACCTCACGCCGTCGAAGATCTGAAATCAATTGGATTACAT gTTGATTGGCGTCGCACATTTATTACTACTGATGCTAATCCCTTTTTTGACTCATTTGTGAAATGGCAATTTGAACATTTaaaacgtagaaataaaataaaatatgggaaaagatatacaatttattcGCCAAAAGATGGTCAACCATGCATGGACCATGATAGATCTTCTGGTGAAGGTGTTGGACCACAAGAATAtacattgataaaattaaaaatacaagaacCTTATCCAAAATCTCtcaa ATCACTTTCTGGAAAACCAGTTTATCTTGTAGCAGCAACTTTAAGACCAGAAACTATGTATGGTCAAACCAATTGTTGGGCACATCCGGATATAAATTACATTGcatataatttaaagaatGGTGAAGTGTTTATATCGACTGAAAGAGCAGCTCGAAATATGGCTTATCAAGGCTTTTttgaggaagaaggaaaaatacaaGTTCTCCTAAAACTAACAGGACAG GATATCTTAGGAGTAGCAGTAGAAGCACCTCTTACATTTCATAAAGTAATCTATACATTACCTATGTTAACAatcaaagaagataaaggaaCAGGAATAGTAACTTCAGTGCCTAGCGATTCTCCGGACGATTATGCTGCTTtagtagatttaaaaaaaaaacaaccaTTCAGAGAAAAATATGGAATCAAGGATGAAATGGTGCTGCCTTATGATCCT ATACCGATTCTCGAAATCCCAGAATTTGGCAATTTATCTGCAGTGACTctatatgataaattaaaaatacagtCTCAAAATGATAAAGTTAAATTATTGGAAGCTAAGGAAATGGTATATCTCAAAGGTTTTTATGATGGCATATTGTTAGTTGGTGAAtataagggaaagaaaatccAGGATGTTAAAAAACAGATTCAGCAAATATTAGTTAATGATGGTAGTGCTGTCATTTATTATGAACCTGAAAAAACGATTACTTCGAGATCAAACGACGAATGTGTAGTCGCTTTATGCGATCAATGGTATTTAGATTATGGCGAAGAAACttggaaaaatgaaacaatgGAAGCTCTGAAAAATCTAAATGCTTTTCATGATgaagttagaaaaaattttattgcttGTTTAGATTGGCTTCATGAATATGCATGTTCTAGGACTTATGGTCTTG GAACGAAATTACCATGGGACGAAAATTGGTTAATAGAATCTCTCTCTGATTCGACTATTTATATGGCATATTATACAGTAGCTCATTTATTACAAGGGGAAACATTCAAAGGAGAAAAGCCAAATGTGCTCGGGATAAA gGCTAGTCAAATGACATCAGAAGTCTgggattatattttctttaatgatGCAGAATTACCTAAAAcgagtattaaaaaagaagcatTAGATCGAATGCGAagagaatttcatttttggTATCCTGTTGATCTAAGAGTTTCAGGAAAAGATTTAGTACAAAATCaccttactttctttctttacaatCACACTGCAATATGGCCTAAACAACCAGAATTATGGCCTCAAGGAATACGAGCAAACGGTCATTTACTATTAAATTCATCGAAg atgtCAAAATCAGAAGGAAATTTCCTAACACTTGCAGAAGCTGTTGAAAAGTATTCAGCGGATGGGATGAGATTATGTTTGGCTGATTCTGGAGATTCAGTGGAAGATGCTAATTTTGTAGAGAGTACAGCTGATGCAGGAATACTCAGACTGTACACATTTATTGAATGGGTCAAGGAAGTAATGGCTTCAAAAAATCTGTACAGACATGATCAACCAAATACATTCAATGATAAAGTCTTTGAAAg TGAAATGAGTCTAAAGATACAAGAAACAAATgagaattattcaaaaatgcTTTATAAGGAAGCATTGAGAACTGGCTTTTTTGAACTACAAGCTGCCAGAGATAAGTACTTACAATTGAGTATATTAGATGGTATTAATTGGAATCttattattaagtatatagAACTGCAAATTATTATGTTATCTCCAATATGTCCTCATGTATCAGAGCATGTATGGACTCTTATTGGTAAA gAAGGTAGCATACTAGACAGTCGATGGCCGACAGCCGGTAATGTTGATTTAGTTCTTATAAAATCTTCACAGTATTTAATGGATGCTGCCCATTCATTTAGAattcttttaaagaattatCTAATACCAAAGAAAGTTTCAAAAGGTGCAAATGCTATACCTCCAGAAAAGCCTAATCAAGGAATTATTTGGGTAGCCAAAACTTATCCTCCTTGGCAAAGTATTGTACTCGAAACTatgaaagaaatgtatatg aaaaatggaaacaaaTTGCCAGAAAATAAAGCAATTGCTACAGAATTAGGAAATATaactgaattaaaaaaatatatgaaaagagTAATGCCATTCGTGCAAGCTTCAAGGGAAAAGGTAGAATCAGCTGGCATAAGTGCTCTCAATTTAACATTTGATTTCAATGAGTATGATGttcttgaaagaaataagaagtatCTTCAAAACACTCTAGAA ctaagtgaaattattataaagtatacTGATGAAGCTcctgaaaaaacaaaagaagaatgCTGTCCAGGTTCTCCTTACATAAATTTTGTTGTAAAGCCTTcagttttattatctcttataAATCCACAGAAATATGTGGGCTTATTtagaatgaatttaaaaatttatgaaaaagacacagtttctaatttaataaaacgtattTTACATGAGCATAAACATATAAAAG atCCAGCTTCAGTTcaattatatcgttataatgACCCAAACATGGGACCTCGTTTGAAACCAAATATTGACAATATTTTAGAAGGAAAAACATTAATTCCAAATGATgcttcgtttattattaatgtagaAAAACAATCTGCAGAAATTAAAATTGCAGATAATGCATACTCTCTTggaaatgaattaatatatattgtaaaacatgagggagataaataa
- the LOC122627717 gene encoding homocysteine S-methyltransferase-like translates to MCDIKVLDGGISTQLALHVGDRIDGDPLWTARFLATNPEAIYKTHLDFLRAGSDIIETNTYQASIEGFMKYLGVTKDESTKLIYKAVEYSKRALETYLEEIKNNPNVPNPKPLIAGSCGPYGAALHDASEYTGHYGAYVSSQVMKDWHRPRISILLDAGVDLLALETIPCKEEAKALIELLKEFPNAKAWLSFSCQNGKTLADGTDFQEIAMQCYKEAQPGQLIGIGVNCIAPQYVTSLLKGINKENSTDFVPLVVYPNSGEKYTIVEGWKKDKEYYPLHQFVHEWLNLGVRYIGGCCRTQATDIKKIRTEVQTWLKIKNSTASSS, encoded by the coding sequence ATGTGCGACATAAAAGTATTGGATGGTGGTATCTCGACACAATTAGCGTTACACGTGGGTGACAGGATCGATGGTGATCCATTATGGACAGCACGTTTTTTAGCCACAAATCCAGAGGCTATCTATAAAACGCATTTGGATTTTTTAAGAGCCGGTTCCgatataatagaaacaaatacTTACCAAGCTTCGATCGAGGGATTCATGAAATACTTGGGAGTTACTAAAGATGAAAGCAccaaattaatttacaaagcTGTTGAATATTCTAAAAGAGCATTGGAAACTTAtcttgaagaaataaaaaataatccgaACGTACCTAATCCTAAACCATTAATTGCTGGATCCTGTGGACCATATGGTGCTGCATTACATGATGCTTCGGAGTACACTGGTCACTATGGAGCTTATGTATCTTCACAAGTTATGAAAGATTGGCACAGGCCAAGGATCTCAATTTTATTAGATGCTGGTGTAGATTTATTGGCATTAGAAACTATACCTTGTAAAGAAGAAGCTAAAgcattaattgaattattgaaAGAATTCCCAAATGCGAAGGCATGGTTATCCTTTTCTTGTCAAAATGGTAAAACTTTAGCAGATGGTACAGACTTTCAAGAAATAGCTATGCAATGTTATAAAGAAGCTCAACCTGGTCAATTAATTGGTATTGGTGTTAATTGTATTGCTCCACAATATGTTACCTCTTTATTAAAAGGtatcaataaagaaaattctacaGATTTTGTACCATTGGTGGTATATCCCAATAGtggagaaaaatatacaatagtagaaggatggaagaaagataaagagtacTATCCTTTGCATCAATTTGTTCATGAATGGTTGAATCTTGGAGTAAGATATATTGGTGGATGCTGTAGAACGCAAGCTacagatataaagaaaatacgcACGGAAGTACAAACTTggctaaaaataaaaaattctactgCTTCATCTtcatga
- the LOC122627718 gene encoding proteasome maturation protein has protein sequence MSFGLPSLIPKPAVADQFNLKDDTYGIPNPMVSGLAGTRQKIGYSHPLEASELNHKKNQECMNMVLLRNAQGLHAPLRLAMELKAAEKVGRLPFLPSSNIMRDVILGRDEEIGFEDILNTPEFREQMGQPHAVVEKSLGIL, from the exons atg AGTTTTGGATTACCATCGTTAATACCTAAGCCTGCTGTGGCTGACCAATTTAATCTTAAAGATGATACATATGGTATTCCAAATCCTATGGTTTCTgg GTTAGCAGGAACAAGGCAAAAAATTGGTTATTCACATCCTTTAGAAGCTTCagaattaaat cataagaaaaatcaagaatGTATGAATATGGTCTTATTACGTAATGCTCAAGGATTACATGCTCCATTGCGTCTTGCAATGGAATTAAAAGCAGCTGAGAAAGTTGGTAGACTTCCCTTTTTACCATCATCAAATATTATGAGAGATGTTATTCTTGGTAGAGATGAAGAAATTgg atttgaggatatattaaatacaccTGAATTCCGAGAACAAATGGGACAACCTCACGCCGTAGTAGAAAAAAGTCTTGGAATTCTTTAA
- the LOC122627780 gene encoding uncharacterized protein LOC122627780, whose amino-acid sequence MFRAIVRLVLEFIEWLTEEIIVEEITDDVAISIKMTSKLIEKKVEKKVLTLQDRSILLINPFERSSSDKTYIYELFKKLQIFRKYPEEHRKLLTSECLYQYLPRNRVIVRQGHEAWNLYFIINGEVNLSRVVTDNITGETMEVDMGSMHPGDIFGEIALLHNIPRTATIVTKTPVDLILISLEDFNEILRDNLMNEWNLLQDALVNFNYFKLWDEETIRECCILSKLKHFQANEVLLGDGKGMVNYVHFLLEGECRMIEHILVREKPTIQEMKYELYDSKTVSKLNKNKKNIDTNEIKQKESKVDNDVGDDWTKVESSDTMMDYTQVILSKRADYKHVDLERMSIVTATLLDVVNEWHEITDVAEMLMREPSVLLQSYPKDVRTIFMQVCIFYRGACFGIGEKMDNRRIVSITPVRCLLIPRYWLMKHNYANIWHRVRLFMDSKFLNSQELFKEFVKNRKWIQYKRKLVNDIIKKGRRSRNCATIYDVPYSIRISEEIDPKL is encoded by the exons ATGTTTCGTGCTATTGTGAGATTAGTTCTCGAATTTATAGAATGGTTGACCGAAGAAATTATAGTTGAAGAAATTACCGACGACGTTGCAATTAGTATCAAAATGACTAGTAAATTGATTGAGAAGAAagtcgaaaaaaaagtattgacCTTGCAG GATCGTTCTATCTTGCTAATAAATCCATTTGAGAGGTCATCATCCGATAAGACTtacatttatgaattattcaaaaaattacaaatatttcgaaaatatccgGAGGAGCATAGAAAATTGTTGACATCTGAATGTCTTTATCAGTATTTACCACGAAATCGTGTGATCGTTCGTCAAGGTCACGAGGCTTGGAATCTTTACTTTATCATTAATGGGGAGGTCAACTTGTCGAGAGTCGTTACCGATAATATTACCG gTGAAACCATGGAAGTTGATATGGGTTCTATGCATCCGGGAGACATATTTGGTGAAATTGCATTGTTACATAATATACCAAGAACAGCTACGATAGTGACTAAAA ctCCGGTAGATTTGATACTTATCAGTCTCGaagatttcaatgaaatattacgagataatttaatgaatgaatggaaCCTTTTGCAAGACGCTCTGGTCAATTTCAATTACTTTAAATTATGGGACGAAGAAACTATACGAGAGTGTTGCATTTTGAGCAAGCTGAAACATTTCCAAGCCAACgag GTATTGTTAGGTGACGGAAAAGGTATGGTCAAttatgtacattttttattggaaGGTGAATGTCGTATGATAGAACATATACTCGTTAGAGAGAAACCTACTATCCAAGAAATGAAATACGAATTGTACGACTCGAAAACTGtatcaaaattaaacaaaaataagaaaaatattgacactaatgaaattaaacaaaaagaatcaAAAGTCGATAATGACGTG GGCGATGATTGGACCAAAGTAGAGTCAAGCGATACGATGATGGACTATACTCAAGTTATATTATCCAAAAGAGCAGATTACAAGCATGTTGATCTGGAACGTATGAGTATCGTGACAGCCACGCTTCTAGATGTT GTGAACGAATGGCATGAGATAACGGATGTTGCGGAAATGTTGATGAGAGAACCATCGGTTTTGTTACAAAGTTATCCGAAAGACGTTCGCACGATATTTATGCAAGTGTGCATATTTTATAGGGGTGCCTGTTTTGGAATAG GCGAGAAAATGGATAATCGAAGAATCGTATCCATAACTCCTGTACGATGTCTCCTTATTCCACGATATTGGCTAATGAAACATAATTACGCAAACATTTGGCACAGAGTTAGATTATTTATggattcgaaatttttaaacagTCAGGAATTGTTTAAAGAGTTCGtcaaaaatagaaa atgGATACAGTATAAAAGGAAGTTAGTCAacgatatcattaaaaaaggCCGACGTTCTCGTAATTGTGCAACTATATACGACGTACCGTATTCTATTAGAATCTCAGAAGAAATAGATCCGAagttataa